From a single Oscillospiraceae bacterium genomic region:
- a CDS encoding cell division protein ZapA, with translation MKNRVTVSIAGQEFALLTEEDEQYVQRVASRVDNEITGIARHMRGSSANIAVLAAINLAEQALRAQETADNLREQIKGCLEEAARFKAEAAELRRENTRLKKAQ, from the coding sequence GTGAAAAACCGGGTGACCGTGAGCATTGCGGGGCAGGAGTTCGCTCTGCTGACGGAGGAAGACGAACAGTACGTGCAGCGCGTGGCCAGCCGGGTGGACAACGAGATCACCGGCATTGCCCGGCACATGCGAGGTTCCAGTGCGAACATCGCGGTGCTGGCGGCCATCAACTTGGCGGAGCAGGCCCTGCGCGCGCAGGAGACGGCCGACAACCTGCGCGAACAGATCAAAGGCTGCCTGGAGGAGGCGGCCCGGTTCAAGGCCGAGGCCGCCGAGCTGCGCCGGGAGAACACCCGCCTCAAGAAGGCGCAGTAG
- a CDS encoding U32 family peptidase: protein MEILAPAGGPACVTAAVQNGADAIYLGYGDFHARQGAAGFSAEELRAALAYCRVRGVRVYAALNTLLTDRELPRAAALTRELYEVGVDALLVQDLGVLRVVKRVAPDLPVHASTQMSVHNLEGVRQAHALGCDRVVLARELTREQIAHIAAHSPIEVEVFVHGALCFAYSGQCYMSAAIGARSGNRGECAGPCRLPYGMNLRASDEYPLSLKDLSLVDHMEELARLGVACAKIEGRLRRPEYVALASRVLSEALCGRRPSPGDRAALESVFSRQGFTDGYYTGRLGPGMFGVHRPAPPDRQNKLYARLRADCESTGERQRVPVRFACLLTPARPAMLGVEDDDGHTVAVEGPVPDAALSRAVPEAVVNTQLYKTGGTPYRCAEARTRVEGALSLPLSAINDMRREALDRLTALRARPPARLGGVWKPGPAALPRRTPPTLTVQVSRAEQVTPDLLALSPALLYAPLAALAEAEIWKKLEFFVAAGLSVAAVLPRIIVDDEWPAVGALLERAAARGVRAVLAGNLGHVAPARERGFAVRGDFGLNVFNTQTLRTWKQAGLRSAALSFELNLAQVRDLSHSMDTELIVYGRLPLMVTAQCLMKDRAGRCACENRLELVDRTGARFPVLRETRCRSVLCNARKLFLADKRADWQSLGLWGARLLFTTENPRECVRVAERYLGRGTYEPNDFTRGLYYRNVRARKPR, encoded by the coding sequence GTGGAGATCTTGGCGCCGGCCGGCGGCCCGGCCTGCGTGACGGCCGCGGTGCAAAACGGGGCCGACGCGATCTATTTGGGCTATGGCGATTTCCACGCCAGACAGGGCGCCGCCGGATTCTCCGCCGAGGAGCTGCGCGCGGCGCTCGCCTACTGCCGGGTGCGCGGCGTGCGCGTTTACGCCGCGCTCAATACGTTGCTGACCGACCGGGAACTGCCCCGGGCGGCGGCGCTGACGCGCGAACTCTACGAGGTCGGCGTGGACGCGCTGCTTGTGCAGGACTTGGGCGTACTGCGCGTCGTGAAACGCGTGGCCCCGGACTTGCCGGTGCACGCCTCCACACAGATGAGCGTGCACAATCTCGAGGGGGTGCGGCAGGCCCATGCGTTGGGCTGCGACCGCGTGGTGCTGGCCCGCGAGCTCACCCGCGAGCAGATCGCCCACATCGCCGCGCACAGCCCCATCGAGGTGGAGGTCTTTGTCCACGGGGCGCTGTGCTTTGCCTACTCCGGCCAGTGTTATATGAGCGCCGCGATCGGTGCGCGCAGCGGCAACCGGGGCGAATGCGCCGGCCCCTGCCGCCTGCCTTACGGGATGAACCTGCGCGCCTCAGACGAATACCCACTGTCGCTGAAGGACCTCTCCCTTGTGGATCACATGGAGGAACTGGCGCGCCTCGGCGTCGCCTGCGCGAAGATCGAGGGGCGGCTGCGGCGGCCGGAGTATGTGGCGCTGGCCAGCCGGGTGCTCTCGGAGGCGCTGTGCGGCCGGCGCCCCTCGCCCGGCGACCGCGCGGCGCTGGAGAGCGTCTTCTCCCGCCAGGGCTTTACCGACGGGTACTACACGGGGCGGCTCGGACCCGGTATGTTCGGTGTGCACCGCCCGGCGCCGCCCGACCGGCAAAACAAACTGTACGCCCGGCTGCGCGCGGACTGCGAGAGCACCGGAGAGCGCCAGCGGGTGCCGGTGCGTTTTGCCTGCCTGCTGACGCCCGCCCGCCCGGCCATGCTGGGCGTCGAGGATGATGACGGCCATACGGTCGCCGTGGAGGGGCCCGTGCCAGACGCCGCTCTCTCCCGCGCGGTGCCGGAGGCTGTTGTGAATACCCAGCTCTACAAGACCGGGGGCACGCCGTACCGCTGCGCGGAGGCGCGCACACGGGTGGAGGGGGCGCTGTCGCTCCCGCTGTCGGCCATCAACGATATGCGGCGCGAAGCGCTGGACAGGCTCACCGCGCTGCGTGCCCGGCCGCCCGCGCGCCTAGGCGGGGTCTGGAAGCCGGGCCCTGCCGCGCTGCCGCGCCGGACGCCGCCGACCCTCACGGTCCAGGTGTCTCGCGCGGAGCAGGTAACGCCCGATCTGCTCGCGCTGTCGCCGGCGCTGCTCTACGCGCCGCTGGCCGCGCTCGCGGAGGCGGAGATATGGAAAAAACTGGAATTCTTTGTCGCGGCGGGCCTGTCGGTGGCGGCGGTACTGCCCCGCATCATTGTGGATGACGAGTGGCCGGCGGTGGGTGCTCTGCTTGAGCGGGCGGCCGCGCGGGGCGTGCGCGCGGTGCTGGCGGGCAACCTGGGGCACGTCGCGCCGGCGCGCGAGCGCGGCTTTGCAGTTCGGGGCGACTTTGGCCTGAACGTCTTCAACACCCAGACGCTCCGGACATGGAAACAGGCGGGGCTGCGGTCCGCCGCGCTGTCCTTCGAGCTCAATCTGGCGCAGGTGCGCGACCTGTCCCACAGCATGGACACCGAGTTGATCGTCTATGGGCGTCTGCCGCTGATGGTCACGGCCCAGTGCCTGATGAAGGACCGGGCGGGCCGCTGTGCCTGTGAAAACCGTCTGGAACTGGTGGATAGGACCGGCGCGCGCTTCCCGGTGCTGCGTGAGACCCGCTGCCGCAGCGTGCTCTGCAACGCGCGCAAGCTCTTTTTGGCCGACAAGCGGGCGGATTGGCAGTCGCTGGGGCTTTGGGGTGCGCGGCTCCTGTTTACCACCGAAAACCCGCGCGAGTGCGTGCGGGTCGCCGAGCGTTACCTGGGCCGGGGGACATACGAACCCAACGACTTCACCCGCGGCCTCTACTACCGGAACGTCCGCGCCCGCAAGCCGCGGTGA